The following coding sequences are from one Chanos chanos chromosome 12, fChaCha1.1, whole genome shotgun sequence window:
- the LOC115824881 gene encoding apolipoprotein A-IV-like, with protein MLMPPGLVKVLLGLWMYLSPPPLYSALQVLPRKLLQQHSSVTFNRRGVLRYLNIPVRESSNVSMAAMQNQTLKPCRAMRSIVIFVFVLFTSCHGKALRQGVAKPDLDLLTDAFWDYVAKATLTAEDTLKMIRQSELGQEVNSRISKSSDAINQYTVAVRGQVTPLTQELLDKLSQEAEQLKVRLEQDLSSLKSQLEPYAEELRMEVQKQVEQLKQNVAPYSEALDAHTLRATLLQKSEELRGSLEKSVKQLESQLGPHTEELKEKMDQHLQDFQKNMAPLAQSIQAQLVQRGQEVERSMVPLAEELKTKLDPYAKDLKTQLTSLWESFTKTQQ; from the exons ATGCTGATGCCACCAGGCCTGGTGAAAGTCCTTCTGGGCCTGTGGATGTACCTGAGCCCACCACCCCTCTACAGCGCCCTGCAAGTGCTACCT AGAAAACTGCTCCAGCAGCACAGCTCTGTGACCTTTAACAGAAGGGGTGTGCTCAGATATCTGAACATTCCTGTGAGGGAGTCCAGCAATGTCTCCATGGCAGCTATGCAGAATCAG ACCCTGAAACCCTGCAGAGCCATGAGGTCcattgtgatttttgtgtttgtgctttttacAA GCTGCCATGGCAAAGCCTTGCGGCAGGGTGTGGCTAAACCAGACCTGGACCTGCTGACAGATGCATTTTGGGACTATGTTGCTAAGGCAACTCTGACTGCTGAGGACACACTTAAGATGATTAGACAGTCGGAACTGGGACAGGAAGTCAA CTCCAGGATCTCAAAGAGTTCAGATGCCATCAACCAATACACAGTGGCCGTGCGTGGTCAGGTGACTCCTCTGACTCAGGAGCTCCTGGACAAACTCTCCCAGGAGGCTGAGCAGCTGAAGGTTCGTCTGGAGCAGGACCTGAGCTCTCTGAAGTCCCAGCTGGAGCCCTACGCTGAGGAGCTGAGGATGGAGGTCCAGAAACAGGTGGAGCAGCTGAAACAGAATGTGGCTCCCTACTCAGAGGCCCTGGACGCCCACACCCTGAGAGCCACACTGCTTCAGAAGAGTGAGGAGCTGAGGGGGAGTCTGGAGAAGAGCGTGAAGCAGCTGGAGTCTCAGCTGGGCCCCCATACtgaggagctgaaggagaaaaTGGATCAGCACCTCCAGGACTTCCAGAAGAACATGGCACCACTTGCACAGAGCATCCAGGCCCAGTTAGTCCAGAGAGGTCAGGAGGTTGAGAGGAGTATGGTCCCACTTGCAGAAGAGCTGAAGACAAAGCTAGACCCCTATGCCAAGGACCTGAAAACCCAACTTACTTCACTCTGGGAGTCTTTCACCAAGACACAGCAGTGA
- the LOC115825549 gene encoding apolipoprotein A-IV-like: MRVVVFLAVVVFSGCHANVMWPDQLQVQTDLVKDAFWDYVAKATLTAEDTLQKIRMSELGQEINARISEGADTISQYTVAVRGQVTPLTQELLDKVSQEAEQLKVRLEQDLSSLRSQLEPYAEELRMEVQKQVEQLKQNVAPYSEALDTHTLRATLLQKSEELRGSLEKSVKQLESQLGPHTEELKEKMDQHLQDFQRNMAPLAQSIQAQLVQRGQEVERSLVPLAEELKTKLDPYAKDLKVQLTSLWESFTKTQQ; encoded by the exons ATGAGGGTCGTTGTGtttcttgctgttgttgttttctctg GTTGCCATGCCAATGTCATGTGGCCAGACCAACTCCAGGTCCAGACGGACTTGGTGAAAGATGCATTCTGGGACTACGTTGCTAAGGCAACACTCACTGCTGAAGACACATTGCAGAAGATCAGGATGTCTGAATTGGGACAGGAAATCAA TGCCAGGATTTCTGAGGGCGCCGACACCATCAGCCAATACACAGTGGCCGTGCGTGGTCAGGTGACTCCTCTGACTCAGGAGCTCCTGGACAAAGTCTCCCAGGAGGCTGAGCAGTTGAAGGTTCGTCTGGAGCAGGACCTGAGCTCTCTGAGGTCCCAGCTGGAGCCCTACGCTGAGGAGCTGAGGATGGAGGTCCAGAAACAGGTGGAGCAGCTGAAACAGAATGTGGCTCCCTACTCAGAGGCCCTGGACACCCACACCCTGAGAGCCACACTGCTTCAGAAGAGTGAGGAGCTGAGGGGGAGTCTGGAGAAGAGTGTGAAGCAGCTGGAGTCTCAGCTGGGCCCCCATACtgaggagctgaaggagaaaaTGGATCAGCACCTCCAGGACTTCCAGAGGAACATGGCACCACTTGCACAGAGCATCCAGGCCCAGTTAGTCCAGAGAGGTCAGGAGGTTGAGAGGAGTCTGGTCCCACTTGCAGAAGAGCTGAAGACAAAGCTAGACCCCTATGCCAAGGACCTGAAAGTCCAACTGACTTCACTCTGGGAGTCTTTCACCAAGACACAGCAGTGA